A region from the Alnus glutinosa chromosome 5, dhAlnGlut1.1, whole genome shotgun sequence genome encodes:
- the LOC133868770 gene encoding 2-succinylbenzoate--CoA ligase, chloroplastic/peroxisomal: MGNYSEGHICQCLSLLATARRNAVVTITGDRQKTGEQFVEEVLCLARGLLELGLRAGDVVAISAFNSDLYLEWLLAIAFVGGIAAPLNYRWSVEEARLAMLVVKPIMLVTDESCQRWYSILQNTDVPSLRWHVSLNFPSSDFMKTWNVLTTETLKKYSMRSLPLNYCWAHEGVVIICFTSGTTGRPKGVTLSHTALIIQSLAKIAIVGYGENDVYLHTAPLCHIGGLSSAMAMLMVGGSHVIIPKFEPKSALKAIERYAVTSLITVPAIMADIISLIRQKETWKGKETVNKILNGGGGLSIELIKDATLFFPRAKLFSAYGMTETCSSLTFMTLYDPTMETSSQHLQKVANTRYTLVHQSQGVCVGKPAPHVELKICVDGSSPVGRILTRGPHVMLRYWGQIPEKASDSSNESWLDTGDVGSIDEYGNLWLIGRVNGKIKSGGENVYPEEVEAILLQHPGVIVIVIVGIPDARLTEMVIACIQLRENWYWSDKSLKHSAENKGLVLSGEILRHYCREKNITGFKIPKTFILWRKPFPVTTTGKVKRDQVRREVMSHLQSLPSSL; the protein is encoded by the exons ATGGGTAATTACTCAGAGGGCCACATTTGCCAGTGCCTCAGCCTCCTCGCAACCGCGAGGCGTAATGCCGTCGTCACAATCACCGGCGACCGGCAAAAGACCGGAGAGCAATTTGTGGAGGAAGTGTTGTGTTTGGCTCGTGGGCTGCTCGAACTCGGCCTCCGCGCCGGTGACGTTGTTGCCATATCTGCTTTCAACAG TGATTTGTACTTGGAGTGGTTACTAGCCATTGCATTTGTTGGAGGAATAGCTGCTCCTCTAAATTACCGATGG AGCGTAGAAGAGGCAAGATTGGCAATGCTGGTTGTGAAGCCAATTATGCTGGTTACTGATGAGAGCTGTCAGCGCTGGTATTCAATCCTCCAAAACACTGACGTACCTTCCCTGAGGTGGCATGTTTCTTTGAATTTCCCCTCCTCAGATTTCATGAAGACATGGAATG TATTAACTACTGAAACGCTCAAGAAGTATTCTATGAGGTCTCTACCACTGAACTATTGCTGGGCACATGAGGGTGTTGTTATAATATGCTTCACTTCAG GTACCACTGGAAGGCCAAAGGGAGTTACCTTGAGCCATACTGCTTTGATTATACAATCCCTAGCAAAAATTGCGATTGTCGGTTACGGTGAGAATGAT GTTTATTTGCACACTGCACCATTGTGCCATATCGGTGGTCTTTCATCAGCCATGGCCATGCTAATGGTTGGAGGTAGCCATGTCATAATACCTAAGTTTGAGCCTAAATCAGCCCTCAAAGCCATAGAGCGATACGCAGTGACTTCTCTAATCACAGTCCCTGCAATCATGGCTGATATAATTTCTTTAATCAG GCAGAAGGAAACTTGGAAAGGTAAGGAGACTGTGAACAAGATATTAAACGGAGGCGGGGGACTGTCAATTGAGCTTATCAAGGATGCCACCTTATTCTTCCCAAGAGCTAAGCTTTTCTCAGCTTATG GGATGACAGAGACATGCTCTTCGCTAACCTTTATGACACTCTATGACCCAACAATGGAAACCTCCAGTCAGCACCTTCAGAAAGTTGCAAATACTAGATATACTTTGGTTCACCAATCACAGGGTGTTTGTGTTGGAAAGCCTGCACCCCATGTGGAATTAAAGATATGTGTAGATGGCTCTTCTCCTGTTGGAAGAATTTTAACTAGAGGTCCACATGTAATGCTCAGATATTGGGGTCAAATTCCAGAGAAGGCATCTGACTCCAGCAATGAAAGTTGGCTTGACACAGGTGATGTTGGGTCCATTGATGAGTATGGTAATCTATGGCTCATTGGACGAGTAAATGGTAAAATTAAGAGTGGAGGAGAGAATGTTTACCCCGAAGAG GTGGAAGCAATCCTATTACAACATCCAGGAGTGATTGTCATTGTCATTGTGGGAATTCCAGATGCTCGCCTGACAGAGATGGTTATTGCTTGTATTCAGTTGAGAGAAAATTGGTATTGGTCTGACAAAAGCTTAAAACACTCAGCTGAAAATAAAGGGCTAGTTTTATCCGGTGAAATTCTTCGGCACTATTGCAGAGAAAAGAATATAACTGG ATTCAAGATACCAAAGACATTTATTTTATGGAGAAAACCGTTTCCAGTCACGACGACCGGGAAAGTAAAAAGAGACCAAGTTCGAAGAGAAGTTATGTCTCACCTGCAATCCTTGCCTAGCAGTCTGTGA
- the LOC133868385 gene encoding WPP domain-associated protein: MESLRVMGAGAAACSDGSMQLGDNLQESEKLGDELLEDLDSYLEDINDRLTISRMVSDSVIRGMVNAVKEDADEKIARKELEVAGLKDRLHLYHVDANKNESLGSCLSCRESKITSHYRMYYDVSDAFVENDSARESLASLRNAAKDQFKMLKKEIDRIRGPSSIRRISSGSELLGLGGILQDKACERWTDVDIMLESLKATIDTVYKRMEDMLQSSKASLCAWQLEQEFQDNIEGMVIKNCIRSLQEEFEERLWDQNARFCCDESVNWNEKIKEISSLRQELGAISRSLSIYEIGPLTSLGSLEIGEEWSNDKRADHFHRKVLSSNVSSSTLVWEGNGKHKDSNANLPKNSDPACLKSMGRDQLITEMATMRRNHEQKVQEITEENIRLRGESLKLRERGSSLPLKKEFDMFKKKIPHFISKLDDILVENEKLHAFNGNAENLGSLKDRMESLLSENRQLRDSLSDKKKEVNRLLSQVSDAEDKMSQHHLIEANLLRATEDAHIKDLISEDVYKCVLRELLCQIKCVTEESDLQCNIMQEIYEIFSKEAVHISEPASKYEVEDSDMESIIMQALGGIIFREVLKDAEEKVSNLNMEYINENKLRVSLEAEKLRKEEALRLVGLEKERLNQKIHSLVASVEEKKKLVQETTDALAKEKSQFLLASQEKRMLHADAQEKQKALSLFKAKEREHQKQMKSIVVIVQGFFKSVAGFENRVTENISNISLRLEKLISESRSLIPNANVLQRTGLLYKQRLERRCSDLEKAEAEVDLLGDEVNALLSLLEKIYIALDHYSPILQHYPGITEILKLVKRELRRESTRAV, from the exons ATGGAGAGTTTAAGGGTTATGGGTGCTGGCGCTGCTGCATGCAGTGATGGATCGATGCAGCTTGGTGATAATCTTCAAGAAAGTGAAAAATTGGGTGATGAGCTCCTTGAGGATTTGGACTCATATTTAGAAGATATTAATGATCGGTTGACCATTTCGAGGATGGTGAGTGACTCTGTCATAAGGGGCATGGTTAATGCAGTTAAAGAAGACGCAGATGAGAAAATTGCTCGGAAAGAATTGGAGGTGGCTGGATTGAAGGATAGGCTACATCTTTACCATGTGGATGCGAATAAAAATGAATCCTTAGGATCTTGTTTGTCATGCCGTGAGTCAAAAATCACAAGTCACTACAGGATGTATTATGACGTTTCAGATGCTTTTGTAGAGAATGATAGCGCAAGAGAATCTTTGGCAAGCCTCAGAAATGCTGCTAAAGATCAATTCAAGATGCTCAAGAAAGAAATTGACCGCATAAGAGGGCCTAGTTCTATTAGGAGGATTAGTTCAGGTTCAGAGCTACTGGGATTGGGTGGTATTCTCCAAGATAAGGCATGTGAAAGATGGACTGATGTGGATATAATGCTTGAAAGTCTAAAGGCTACAATAGACACTGTCTATAAACGGATGGAAGATATGCTTCAGTCATCGAAGGCATCACTCTGTGCATGGCAGCTAGAGCAAGAGTTTCAGGATAATATTGAAGGTATGGTAATTAAGAATTGCATCCGTAGTCTCCAAGAAGAGTTCGAAGAAAGACTTTGGGATCAAAATGCTCGATTTTGTTGTGATGAAAGTGTGAATTGGAATGAAAAGATTAAAGAAATTTCAAGTTTGCGGCAGGAATTGGGTGCCATTTCTAGGTCACTGTCTATTTATGAAATTGGGCCGCTAACTTCTCTTGGGTCCTTAGAGATTGGTGAGGAATGGAGTAATGATAAAAGGGCTGATCATTTCCACCGCAAAGTTTTGAGCAGTAATGTTTCATCGTCAACTTTGGTTTGGGAAGGAAATGGCAAACATAAAGATTCAAATGCTAATCTCCCAAAAAACTCAGATCCTGCCTGTCTAAAGTCAATGGGGAGAGATCAATTGATTACTGAGATGGCCACAATGAGGAGAAATCATGAGCAGAAAGTGCAAGAGATCACTGAAGAAAACATTCGCCTCAGGGGAGAATCATTGAAGCTGCGGGAAAGGGGGTCTTCTTTGCCATTGAAGAAGGAGTTCGAcatgtttaagaaaaaaattcccCATTTCATTTCAAAGTTGGATGACATTCTTGTGGAAAATGAGAAACTACATGCATTCAACGGAAATGCTGAAAATCTTGGCAGTTTGAAGGACAGAATGGAATCCCTTCTTTCAGAAAATCGCCAGCTTAGAGATTCACTTTCAGATAAGAAAAAGGAAGTCAACCGCCTCTTATCACAAGTTTCTGATGCTGAAGATAAAATGTCACAGCACCATCTAATTGAAGCAAATTTATTACGTGCTACAGAAGATGCACATATTAAAGATTTGATTAGTGAAGATGTATATAAATGTGTTCTTAGGGAGTTATTGTGCCAAATTAAATGCGTCACTGAAGAGTCAGACTTGCAGTGTAATATCATGCAAGAAATTTATGAAATTTTCTCCAAAGAAGCCGTTCATATTTCTGAACCTGCAAGCAAGTATGAAGTTGAAGATTCAGATATGGAGTCAATTATCATGCAAGCGCTGGGTGGGATAATATTCAGAGAAGTCTTGAAGGATGCTGAAGAGAAAGTCAGTAACTTGAACATGGAATACATTAATGAAAACAAACTACGAGTTTCTCTTGAAGCGGAGAAACTACGCAAAGAAGAAGCATTAAGATTGGTGGGTCTGGAAAAGGAAAGATTAAACCAAAAGATACACTCACTGGTGGCATCagtagaagaaaagaagaagttagtGCAGGAAACAACAGATGCATTGGCAAAAGAAAAGTCGCAATTTTTGTTAGCTTCTCAAGAGAAAAGGATGCTTCATGCTGATGCCCAAGAGAAGCAGAAGGCTTTATCATTGTTCAAAGCTAAAGAGAGGGAGCATCAAAAGCAAATGAAATCCATAGTCGTTATTGTCCAGGGATTTTTTAAATCAGTTGCTGGTTTTGAAAATAGAGTAACGGAAAATATTTCAAATATCAGTCTGAG GCTGGAAAAATTGATTTCTGAATCGCGATCGCTTATCCCTAATGCTAATGTGCTCCAAAGAACGGGATTGTTGTATAAGCAGAGGCTTGAAAGGAGATGTTCTGACCTTGAAAAGGCTGAAGCTGAG GTTGATCTTTTGGGTGATGAGGTCAATGCTCTTTTAAGCCTGCTTGAGAAAATATACATTGCACTTGATCATTATTCGCCAATATTGCAACATTATCCTGGA ATTACTGAGATCCTGAAGCTGGTAAAAAGAGAACTGCGTAGAGAATCTACTCGAGCAGTTTAA